The genomic window GTTATGGAAGAACTAATCAAAAATCTTGATTCAAATCATTTAGAAGCTAAAAATAAAGAGATAACTATATTTTTTAGTGACATCAGGAAATTTACAAATATCTCAGAAAAAATCAGTAAACCTGAACTACTAATTGAATATTTAAATCAATATATGACTCCAATGAGTGAAATTATTATAAAAAATGATGGAACAATAGATAAATATATTGGTGATTCAATAATGGCTTATTGGAATGCTCCTTTTGAAATAGAAAATCACCCAGATAAAGCTGTAATTAGTGGTTTAGAACAGTTAGCTTATTTAAGTATATTAAATGAAAAGATAACTAAAAACAATCAACCAACTATAGATATAGGAATTGGAATAACAACAGGAGTTGCAACAGTTGGAGAAATAGGAAGTATTGGAAGAAACGATTATACTGTAATTGGTGATACAATTAATCTATGTTCAAGACTTGAATCTTTATGCAAATTTTATGAATCAAAATTGATTATTTCTCAAAATACTAAAGATAAACTAAAAGAAAAATATGTTTTTAGATACTTAGATTTTGTACAAGTAAAAGGGAAAGAAGAACCTATAAAACTTTGGGAAGTTATTAGTTTAGAAAAAGATTATAATGAAGATAAAAGCGAATTAGAAAAATATGAAACTGCAATTAAATTATATGAAAAAGAACAATTAAAAGGTGCCGTAGAAATATTCAAAGAATTAAAAAATAATTATAAAAATAGAAAAATTTATGATATTTACATACTAAGATGTGAACAATTCATGAAAAATAATAACTTTAATATTTTATTTAAACATACTTTTAAATGATAGGAAATTGATGTATTTAAAAACCGCTATATTACTTTCGTCAGTTATTTTTTTGGAAGCTGATAATGAAATAGCTTCAAACAATAAAAATCAAATAAAAAAAGATGGATATTCTCAAATAATAGAAGATTCAAATGAATATATTACAGCTTCAATTATGTATAAAATACAAGATTATCAAAAAGCATATGATAAATTTTTTAAACTATTTCAAAAAAATCCACATAATACAAATGTAAATTATTTTCTAGCATTAAGTGCCCTTAAGCTAGATAAATATGATGAAGCAACAGCTACTTTTGAAAGAATTTTGATACAAAATCCAGAATTTAATCAAGCAAGATATGAATATGCAAAACTACTTTATAAATTAAACTTAAAAAATGAAGCAAAAAAAGAGTTTACAATTTTAAGTAAATCAAATATAAAAGATGAGACAAAAGAGTCTATAACTAAATATCTAGATTTATTAAATGAAAAAACTTTTTTTGTAAATGCAACAATATTATTGGGAGTTGGAAGAAGTACAAATATAAATACAGGATTAATTTCTCCTGAATATAGACTACCTGGATTAAATGACATTTTAGTAAATGGAGAAAAACCTATTGCTGATAATTATCATAATGAAATGTTTGGAATTAATTTCTTAAATAATTTCAAAGACTCTTCTTTTAGTTTAAAAAATTCAATTCTTGTTTATAATAAGAATTATTTTAATAATGATAAAGAAGATTTAACAGCTTATGTTTATAAACCTTCTTTTTCTTATTTAGACTCAGATAAAAAGAATCTTTATTCTTTAAATTTTGGTTTAACAAGATTAGATAAAAGAGATAATGAAGATTTTAATATATTTAATATTGGTCCTTCAATTATGAACTCATCATATTATGCTTCAGTTAATTATCAAAGATTTTCATATTTACATGAATCCGACAAAGAAAAAGATTTTGACAAATATGAACTTTTATTAAAATATAAATTATTATCAAATCTTAATATCTATTCTAAATTAGCAAAAAGTATAAGAGTTGATTCTTCAAGAGTTGATTTAGATAAAAATAGTGTTACAGCAGGGCTTGAGTATATCTACGAAATAAATAAGGAAAATTCTATAAAATTTGATTCAGAGTATATAAAAAGTTATTATAAATATGAAAATACTTTTTTTGATTCAAAAAGAAAAGATGATAATTATTATCTAGGATTGTCTTATTTAACTAAAATAGATAAAGAGAATCAAATTGTATTATCATCATCATTTACAAAAAATTATTCAAATCAAGATGGATATATTTATGAAGAAGTTGATGGAAAAATTAGTTATATAAAAACATTTAATTGGTAAAGGATTTAAAATGAAAAGAATTATTTTAATTTTATTATTTATTAGTAATCTCTTACTTGCAAATAATATTGGAAAAATTGTCGCATTAAGTGGAGAAGCCACTATTTTAAGAGAAGGTAAAATTATCCAAGTTAATAAAGATTCAGTTTTTGAAAAAGAAGATACATTAAATACAAAAGATAATACCAAATTACAAATTCTCTTTTTAGATGATACTATTATTTCTGTTGGGCAAAATTCTACTTTGAAAATAAATGAATATTTATTTGAAGAAAAAAATACAAAAGCTGAGTTTTCAATGGCAAGAGGAATTTTTAGAACAATAACTGGAAAGATAGGAAAAATTGCTCCTGAAAATTTTAAATTAAAAACCAAAACTGCTTCAATTGGAATAAGAGGAACTCAAATTATAACGGTTATAGAAGATAACAATGAAAAAATATTTTGTACTGAAGGACAAATTGAGGTAAAAAATAATCTAACAAAAGATACGGTTATTGTAAATAAAGGTGAATTCCTATCTTTTAAAGAAAATAGTACTGAAAAATTAAATATTCAAGAAATCAAACAAAATGATATTCAAGAAATAAATAAAAATATAGCTATTAAAGAAAATCTTCCCATAGATAATATCTCGCTTCCAACTGAAACAACAGATATAACAAAAGAACAGAATAGCCCTATTCCTACAAATAAAACATTAGCATCACTTGAAAATAAAGAAACTGTAATTAATATTCCTTCAACTGACAATTCTTCAACTGACAATTTAAGTGGTTTAGATGATAACAATAATTTCATAACTAGAACACCAGCTAGTTTTTTCAATAGCACTAATTCAACAGCTAGTTACATTGGAAGTTTTCCAACTGAATTATCTTCTTCTAATTATATGGTTAATAGCTCAAGAGAAACTGTTGCAATTCCTAGTGATACAAGAATATCAATGGATATTGATTTTGCAAAATCAAACAATCAAATCTCAAATGGAAAAGTAAACATTAGTGATGTAGGAAATGGAATGGGCAAAACTCTTACATTTGAAGGAGAAATACATGGCAACTCTGGAAATCTATCTCTTTATCCAAGAGGAGAAACTCACGGAGATACAGGTAGTGCAAAATTATATGGAGATACTGCTAATTACATGCAAGGAAATATTAATTTTAAATCATCAGATAATGTTGAAATAAATTCAGAATTTAATGCAAAAAAACAATAAAAAAAGAGTCTTAAGACTCTTTTTTTAAACTATTTATTTTTTCATCAATCAAAGACAAAGTTCTTTCTTGAGTTTTATATGAAATTTCTGGAAGTTCCCCTCCAAAAAGTTTTTTAGCTTCTTCAAAACCTTGAACGATTCCATCTCTACCTTTTTGTAAAAGATCTAAATCATCTCCTGCAAAACTAAATACAAAATTAGAAACTCTATCTGAAGTTTGAGTTACTCCAAAAAAACCATTTTCACTTATTAAACTACTTGCTTCATCTTGTGTAAGTTCAGTTATTGGTTTTCCATCATAACCTATATCTTTAAGGCTCATACCGCTTTGAGTTTCTTTTCCACTTAAATAATCTAATACATCTTGCTGTTTGCTACTTAAACTAGCTTGAGTTAGAGTATTACTTTCATTTACAGATGAACTATTCATAGCCATAAGTATATATTGGGCATTCATTGATAATGACACTTTTACTGCTGATTCATTCATTGTCTGTTCAAGTGATTTTTCACTTGTTTTTTCTGAGTTGTCATTGTTGGTAACATTTGTATTTTGCTTATACTTATTTAAAGCAATATTCGAACTATTTGAATTACTTTGAACTTCCATCTTAACTCCTTCATTTATTTTTACTTATTATACATTTCTTAAAATTAAATTAATATTATTTATATTTAATAATTTTTATATTAGAATAAAAATAAAAAAGAGAAGTTATGCAAAAATATAATTTAAATCTAACAGGAGTCATCTTATGTTTAATGGTTGCCTTAATGTTACCAAATAAACTCTATTCATCAACACAAAAAAAGACTAATGATTCTCTTGCTTTTGGGGATAATAATA from Arcobacter venerupis includes these protein-coding regions:
- a CDS encoding tetratricopeptide repeat protein, whose product is MYLKTAILLSSVIFLEADNEIASNNKNQIKKDGYSQIIEDSNEYITASIMYKIQDYQKAYDKFFKLFQKNPHNTNVNYFLALSALKLDKYDEATATFERILIQNPEFNQARYEYAKLLYKLNLKNEAKKEFTILSKSNIKDETKESITKYLDLLNEKTFFVNATILLGVGRSTNINTGLISPEYRLPGLNDILVNGEKPIADNYHNEMFGINFLNNFKDSSFSLKNSILVYNKNYFNNDKEDLTAYVYKPSFSYLDSDKKNLYSLNFGLTRLDKRDNEDFNIFNIGPSIMNSSYYASVNYQRFSYLHESDKEKDFDKYELLLKYKLLSNLNIYSKLAKSIRVDSSRVDLDKNSVTAGLEYIYEINKENSIKFDSEYIKSYYKYENTFFDSKRKDDNYYLGLSYLTKIDKENQIVLSSSFTKNYSNQDGYIYEEVDGKISYIKTFNW
- a CDS encoding FecR family protein, which encodes MKRIILILLFISNLLLANNIGKIVALSGEATILREGKIIQVNKDSVFEKEDTLNTKDNTKLQILFLDDTIISVGQNSTLKINEYLFEEKNTKAEFSMARGIFRTITGKIGKIAPENFKLKTKTASIGIRGTQIITVIEDNNEKIFCTEGQIEVKNNLTKDTVIVNKGEFLSFKENSTEKLNIQEIKQNDIQEINKNIAIKENLPIDNISLPTETTDITKEQNSPIPTNKTLASLENKETVINIPSTDNSSTDNLSGLDDNNNFITRTPASFFNSTNSTASYIGSFPTELSSSNYMVNSSRETVAIPSDTRISMDIDFAKSNNQISNGKVNISDVGNGMGKTLTFEGEIHGNSGNLSLYPRGETHGDTGSAKLYGDTANYMQGNINFKSSDNVEINSEFNAKKQ